The window AATATATGGTTTAAAGTCTACTCTGCTTTACCAACGTAAGTAATTAAAATTTCAACTCGTCTATCAAGTTCTGGCGCACCACCTAGCGGAAACTTACGACGCATACCCATGTATTTCATACGTTTTTTGTCTACACCTTTTCTAGCTAAGTAATCGTAGATAAATTTAGCTCTAGCTACAGATAAATTACGTTTTTTAGTTTTTTTATCGATGGCATCCCGACTCATTTGTGTACAACACACGTGACCTTGGATAGTAAAATAAAGGTGTTTGTTTTTTAGCATTAGCTTAGCTAAACTTTCTAATGTTTTTTTAGAATCTGAGGTTACATAGCTGTAACTTGTTTTAAAATAGATGTTTTGTAAAGTTATTTTATCTCCTTTTTTTATAGTGCCTTTAGCAATGTCTTCGGTTGTTTTTGGACCGATAGAAATTTCCTTTTCTACTTCTTGTTCTACAACTTCAGAAACTTCTTCGGGTTGTTCCTCAACGATAACTTCGGGTAATTTAGGGGTAACAATAATTTCTACTTTACGATTTAGTCCTCTAATTTTATGGACTTCGTTTTCGTTTAAAACCTTTAATAAAATTTCACCTTTACCATTGACGTTAGTTATTAAATTTTCGTCAATTCCGTAACCAGAAAACAATTCTTTTATAGTATTTGCTCTATTTTGAGATAATTCAAGATTGTAATCATTACTACCTCTATCATCTGTAAAACCGTAAATGGATATTTTTTGTATTGGTAAACTATCTAATTCTGAAATAAATAGTAAAATACGGTTTTCTTCCGTTAACGGAACATCGTATTCATCAGTATTAAAATATACATCATGCGTTAATTCGCTTTGCGAAAAAACCATAGATGTACTAAATAATAGTAAAAATAATAAGTGTTTCATAACCTGAGAGTAGCATTAAATATACCAAAAATTATAGAGGTTAAAAAATATATAGAATTTAGTTTAAATATCTGTTATATTTTGAAGGGTTTGATAAAATTTGGGTAGCTGTTTTTATTTCTTCATTATTACTTTTATAGTACTCATACAAACCTTCTCTATAGACATAACGTTTAACAATTTCGTCTGTTAATAAATTCATTAATTGCTTTTTATTATCTTCTACTGCTTTAGCTTTAGAGTTATCTAAATTAGTAAGTAATGTTTTATAATCTTTGCTAATATCGTCGTCTAAATTTTCTGTTTTAGAGACTTCTAATGCTTTTTTAAGTGCTTTCTCTGTTTCGGTTTCAAACTTAAAACCAGTAGTGTTTAAATAGCTTTTAAAGGCATTAAAATCTGCATCGGATAACTTAAATTTATTAATAGCTTCTATTTTATGATTGTAATAGTATTTAGTAGCAAAGTCAAAAATACTTTGACTGTTTAGTATGGCATCAGTAATCGCTGTATTTTTAGTAACCTCTATAGCTTCATCAGGAAAAACACCACCACCATCAAATACTTTTCTTCCATTTTTGGTTTTAAAGACATTGTAATTTTCTTGTTTAACACGTACTGCATTTCCGTTGTCATCTCTATTCCAGTAATCAAGGGCTTGGATACAACGTCCAGAAGGCGTATAATATCTAGAAATAGTTACTTTAAGCTGTGTTCCGTAAGTTAATTTTTTAGGACGTTGTACTAAACCTTTTCCAAAACTTCTAGAACCTACAACAACAGCTCTGTCTAAATCTTGAAGCGTACCAGAAACAATTTCTGATGCTGAGGCACTGCGACCATTAATTAATATAATTACAGGAATATTTGTATCAATAGGTTCTTTTTTAGTGTAATATGTTTTATTATATTTTTTTACTTTGGACTTGGTAGTAACTACCAATTGTCCTTTTGGCACAAATAAGTTAACTACGTTTACAGCTTCATTTAATAAGCCACCAGGATTACCTCTAAGGTCTAATATTATTTGTTTAGCCCCTTGCGTTTTTAAATCTTTTAAAGCATATCCTGTTTGAGCAGAAGCTTTAGCATTAAATTTTTGAAGTACAATATAACCAGTTTCCTCATTAATCATTGAAAAATGGGGTACAGCATCAATTTCTATTTCAGAACGAGTTACAGTGGCGTTATTGGTTTTTCCTTGACGTTTGTAAGTGACTTCTAGCTTAGAGTTTGCAGTCCCTTTTAAAAGGTCTGAGGCATCACCATCATAACCGGATACTGAGACACCATCTACAGTAATAATCTCGTCACCCGCTTTTAATCCAGCTTTATCAGCTGGATAATCCTTATAAGGCTCTATGACCACTAATTTGTCTTCTAAGGTTCTAATTCTTGCACCAACACCTGTGTAATCTCCTGTACGACGGATACGTTCTGCTTCTACATCTTGCTCGTTATAAAATTTGGTGTAAGGATCTAAATCGTTAAGCATATTTTTAATGGCGTGGTCCATTAAGTCAGCTGGATTAATATCGTCAACATAATTCATATTTAATTCTTTAAAAAGCGTCGTAAATATTTCTATTTGCTTAGCAATTTCAAAGAAATCACTTTTAAAGGCAGTTCCAGTAAATAATATGGTAATGGCAAATATTGGAATTAATAGGCGTCGTTTAAATCTATTTTTCATGCTATATTTTTTTTTCTGTGTATAAAGAAATGGTTCAATTTGATTACTTTATAGTTTAGAAATTTGATCTGTGAACTTATTAAAAAGCACCTTCATTTTTTTGTCAATGGTCTCAAAATCTGGCATTTCTTTACTAATATATAAAATCATTAGCGTGTATTGTCCAACATTTTGGTCTATTAACAGTTTTTTATTAAGCCTGTAACCTTCTCTAAGTAGTCGTTTTACACGAATACGGTCCACCGCCTTTTTAAAATTACGTTTACTAGCAGATACACCAACTTTTAGCGAGTCTTCACTTTTTGAATAGACCAAACGTAAAGGATAAGCCGAAACGGAATGACCTTCCACAAACAATTTCTCAATTGCTTTCTGGCTTTTTAGCTTTTCATGCTTGTTATAAGTAAAAGGCATTATGATGTTGATTATTAGGGCTGTTGTTAGTATCGCTTGTCTTAGTTTTTAGTAGTAATTTTTAGCAAAAATAAAGACGTAAGTGTCTTGCGACACTAATTAAATGCGAATATACAAATTAAAGGAAATTATAAATTTGTACTGTTTTAAAATAAATACAATTGACAGTCTTGTCTACCAGGTAAACCTATAATATTATTAGCATAATCATTTTGATAGATTAGCTCTCCTTTTTTAATGTAACCTTCTGCTTTGGGCATACAAGCACTCCAAGAACCAGACGGTTTACAATCGTGTAAATCTAATTTTACTATGGTGTGGTTTTCTACTGTAATAACAGCATATTTAAATTTTTTGGCTTTATCTAAAGCAGCATTAATGTTGGCTTTATTTAAACTTATTATTTTTTTAGCAGAGGTAGAAGCTTCTGTCTTAAATGTTGCTATTGGATTACTGGAGGTATCGTGTTTTAAGCTTTTAATATTGTCTAAAAATGCAATAGTTGAATTTTTTTCTACTGTTTCAACCGGTTCTATTTTTTTTTGATTGGTGGTCGTCGTTTCTGTTTTTGTATTTTTTGGAGTTGCTATTTTTCTCTTTTCTTCTTTACAACTAAGTGCAATAATACAGAGTAATACAATTGTGATGTGTTTCATTTAAGGAATTTTAAAAATTAAGTTAATTCAAATATAACTGTTTCAAAAATAAAAAAGCTACAACTGCTGAGGTTGTAGCTTTTTAAATTATAGTGTAAATTAAAATTAGTTTATTGTATTGTTTGTTTTATCAATATCTGCCATTAATTGATTTGGATCTATAGTAATAGATTTAATCAAACTTTTTGATTTACTGATACTAAAACTGTAGGTTGGTATCGCCCAAGCCCAATCGTTTAATACCTTAGTCGTTGTTGCTACTGGCTTTTCTCCACGCATCATTTGTAGTGGTATGTAGAATTGTTCTTTAGTTCCATCAGTATATTCTACTGTTATATCTATAGGCATTGGCATTAAACCTTTACGTTCTAAATTAACGGTTGTAATGCTATTATTCTCTTCTGTTGAACTAATAGCATAGTCGATGGTATTAGTAGTCTGTGTCCAATCCATTAGGTACCAATCTAATTCTAAACCAGAAACTTTTTCTGCAGTGCGAATAATATCCAATGGTCTTGGGTGTTTAAAAGAAAAATCATCAAAATACTTTTTAATTGTTTTCTTTAAGTTTTCTTTTCCGATAACATAACCTAATTGAGATAAAAATACAGAGCCTTTATTGTAAGCTGTAATACCATAAGCCATGTTAGTTTCGTAACGATCGGCGTGTGTTGTCTGTGGCTTTTCTTTTCCTGATTTTGCCAAATAATAGTAACCATTATAAGCGCTAGCTGCTGGATTTTTTAAGTTAGTATTATTAATGGCATCCATTGCATAGTCGCTAATATAACTTGTAAAACCTTCGTCCATCCACTCGTGTTTAGCCTCGTTAGACGCCAGTAAAAACTGAAACCATGTATGTGCCATTTCATGTGCTGTGACACCAACTAAGCTACCAAACTTACGTTTACCTGTAATTAAAGTACACATAGCATACTCCATACCACCATCACCACCTTGTATAACTGAATATTGATCGTAAGGATACTGACCAACGTTTTCAGAAAAATACTGCATTAGTTGTACTGTTTTAGGTTGTAAATCTTTCCAAAATTGTAAATTCTCTGCTGGTAAATCTTTTTTATAATAAAAATTAAGCATAGGACCATTTGGTACTTGCATAGTATCATGTATATAATCAGGATCTGCAGCCCAAGTAAAGTCATGTACTCTAGGGGCTTTAAAACGTAATGTTTTTTTGTTTCCTTTTATTGTAGCGTCTCCTTGTTGGTAACCAGTACCTCCAACAACGTAATTTTTATCAATAGTTAAGTTAACTTCAAAATCTCCCCAAACACCATGAAACTCACGTCCAATGTATGGATCTGCATGCCAGCCTTCAAAATCATATTCTGCTAATTTAGGATACCATTGCGTCATAGACAGTGCTACACCTTCTGCATTATCACGACCAGAACGTCTAATTTGTTGTGGTACTTGTGCGTCAAAATCCATAGTAAAAGTTACACTTTCTCCTGGTTGGATTGGTTTAGCTAAATCTACTTCTAAAACAGTTCCTACCGTGTCATGATTTAAAGATTTACCGTTTTGTTTTAGACTGTTTACTTTGATATAACCAATCTCGTTTGGTGCTAATTTACTAATACGATCTCCAACACGTTTATCTGGATCAGCAATAGTACGAGAGCGTACATCCATTTCGCTACCTGGTTGAAAGGCATTAAAGTATAAATGATAATACACACGGTCTAAAACATCTGGAGAGTTATTAGTATACACTAATGTTTGTTTTCCTTTATATTGATAGGTATTCACATCCATATCAATATCCATTTTATAATCTACATGTTGTTGCCAATAGGTAGATTTGGAATCGATTGTACTTCCAGTTGCAGAAGTGACTTGTTTAGTAGATTTACACGCTGTAAAAACACTAAAAACAGTAAATAAAAGAAGTAATTTTTTCATTGCATTTAAATTGAAATAAAAAAGCCTCAACATGATTGGTTGAGGCTTTTTTAATTATTGATTTATTATTTAGGAATTTGTGACGCTATAATTAAAGCATTGTAAGCATTTACAATTTTACCAGATTTACTTAAATTATCAAATGGTTGCACGTTATTAGCATCTCCACCAACAATTACTTTTGTTGGAACGGTTAGACCTGAGTCCAAAATAACTTGTTTAACCTGAGCAGCTGTTAGCTTAGGGTATTGTGACCAAACTAAGGCAGAAACACCAGCTACAGCAGGAGAAGCCATACTTGTTCCTCCCATTGATTTGTATTCGTTTTCTGGAACTGTAGAATACACTTCTGAACCAGGCGCAAATACATCAACATTATTTTTACCGTAGTTAGAAAAACTAGATACCAATTTAGTACCATAACTAGCCGCCAAAGATCCAACGCGGATGTAAGTATTTGATAACTCTACATAATTTATATTATCATCAGGAAAGTTTGCTTCTGTATCTACATCTTTACTGTCGTTACCAGCAGCATGCACAAAAATCACACCATTATCACTAGCATATTTAATAGCATCTCTTACCCATTCTGGGTGCATAGAGTAGCTTTTACCAAAACTACCATTAATAACTTTTGCACCATTATTAACTGCGTATCTAATAGCTTTTGCAATATCTTTATCGTATTCATCTCCATTAGGTACCGCTCTAATTGCCATAATTTTTACATTGTTAGCAACACCATTAACACCTAAACCATTGTTACGTTCTGCAGCAATAATACCAGCAACGTGTGTTCCATGACTTTCCGATTTTTTAGTTGGCATAACGTTAGCGTTACCATAACCTATTTTGTCATTAAAAACATCAGGATTATCTCCTGTTTTACGTCCTTTAAATTCTTTATTTAGGTTAGCATTAAGTTGGTCTGCAAAATACTCTACACCGTCTTTTATTTGTTCTTCAGCTTCAGTCAAAGAAGTCATTCCGTTAGCATACATAAATTTGGCAGCTGCAACAGCAGTTGCTAATTCTGATCCTTCTGCTGGAGTTAGAGCGTTAACCTCTGCAGGTGTAAAATCAGATTTTTTAAAATGCGCAGTTAATTCTTTATTAGCACTACTAACATTTGCATAAATTTGATCATAACGTTGTTTACTACTTAAAGCCGTTTGATACGCTTCTTCCAGTTCTGCATTAGCTTCTGCATATCTTGGAATACTAGTATCTAATGTTGCTGCAATACGTGTCATTTCTAGTTGTTCATCATAGGCATCTCCTAAAAAGTTCCAACCATGAATATCATCGATATAGCCATTGTAATCATCATCTATTCCATTTCCAGGAATTTCTTTCGTGTTAGTCCAAATAACCCCTTCTAAATCTTCGTGTGTAATATCTATTCCCGAATCTATAACAGCAACTATAATTTGTTTTCCTTTTCTACCTTTAATTATTTCGGCGTAAGCCTTATCCACACTCATACCAGGAATAGTGTCTTTTACTAAGTCTAAATGACCCCAATTGTGAGCTTCAATCTCTGTTAAGGGAGACTCTTTAATTGGTGTATTATCAATATTTTCTACTGGTGTAGATAATATAGGAGAGCTTCCTCCGCAACTAGATAATACTAGTGCTACAAAAGCGGACAATACAATTGGTTTGTAGGTAATCTTCATTGTAATTTATTTTGATTAGTTAGTTAGTTAAAAATATCGTTACAAGTAAAAGTGTCTTTTAGTCGG is drawn from Psychroserpens sp. NJDZ02 and contains these coding sequences:
- the rnpA gene encoding ribonuclease P protein component; the protein is MPFTYNKHEKLKSQKAIEKLFVEGHSVSAYPLRLVYSKSEDSLKVGVSASKRNFKKAVDRIRVKRLLREGYRLNKKLLIDQNVGQYTLMILYISKEMPDFETIDKKMKVLFNKFTDQISKL
- a CDS encoding S41 family peptidase encodes the protein MKNRFKRRLLIPIFAITILFTGTAFKSDFFEIAKQIEIFTTLFKELNMNYVDDINPADLMDHAIKNMLNDLDPYTKFYNEQDVEAERIRRTGDYTGVGARIRTLEDKLVVIEPYKDYPADKAGLKAGDEIITVDGVSVSGYDGDASDLLKGTANSKLEVTYKRQGKTNNATVTRSEIEIDAVPHFSMINEETGYIVLQKFNAKASAQTGYALKDLKTQGAKQIILDLRGNPGGLLNEAVNVVNLFVPKGQLVVTTKSKVKKYNKTYYTKKEPIDTNIPVIILINGRSASASEIVSGTLQDLDRAVVVGSRSFGKGLVQRPKKLTYGTQLKVTISRYYTPSGRCIQALDYWNRDDNGNAVRVKQENYNVFKTKNGRKVFDGGGVFPDEAIEVTKNTAITDAILNSQSIFDFATKYYYNHKIEAINKFKLSDADFNAFKSYLNTTGFKFETETEKALKKALEVSKTENLDDDISKDYKTLLTNLDNSKAKAVEDNKKQLMNLLTDEIVKRYVYREGLYEYYKSNNEEIKTATQILSNPSKYNRYLN
- a CDS encoding M1 family metallopeptidase → MKKLLLLFTVFSVFTACKSTKQVTSATGSTIDSKSTYWQQHVDYKMDIDMDVNTYQYKGKQTLVYTNNSPDVLDRVYYHLYFNAFQPGSEMDVRSRTIADPDKRVGDRISKLAPNEIGYIKVNSLKQNGKSLNHDTVGTVLEVDLAKPIQPGESVTFTMDFDAQVPQQIRRSGRDNAEGVALSMTQWYPKLAEYDFEGWHADPYIGREFHGVWGDFEVNLTIDKNYVVGGTGYQQGDATIKGNKKTLRFKAPRVHDFTWAADPDYIHDTMQVPNGPMLNFYYKKDLPAENLQFWKDLQPKTVQLMQYFSENVGQYPYDQYSVIQGGDGGMEYAMCTLITGKRKFGSLVGVTAHEMAHTWFQFLLASNEAKHEWMDEGFTSYISDYAMDAINNTNLKNPAASAYNGYYYLAKSGKEKPQTTHADRYETNMAYGITAYNKGSVFLSQLGYVIGKENLKKTIKKYFDDFSFKHPRPLDIIRTAEKVSGLELDWYLMDWTQTTNTIDYAISSTEENNSITTVNLERKGLMPMPIDITVEYTDGTKEQFYIPLQMMRGEKPVATTTKVLNDWAWAIPTYSFSISKSKSLIKSITIDPNQLMADIDKTNNTIN
- a CDS encoding OmpA family protein, which encodes MKHLLFLLLFSTSMVFSQSELTHDVYFNTDEYDVPLTEENRILLFISELDSLPIQKISIYGFTDDRGSNDYNLELSQNRANTIKELFSGYGIDENLITNVNGKGEILLKVLNENEVHKIRGLNRKVEIIVTPKLPEVIVEEQPEEVSEVVEQEVEKEISIGPKTTEDIAKGTIKKGDKITLQNIYFKTSYSYVTSDSKKTLESLAKLMLKNKHLYFTIQGHVCCTQMSRDAIDKKTKKRNLSVARAKFIYDYLARKGVDKKRMKYMGMRRKFPLGGAPELDRRVEILITYVGKAE
- a CDS encoding S8 family peptidase produces the protein MKITYKPIVLSAFVALVLSSCGGSSPILSTPVENIDNTPIKESPLTEIEAHNWGHLDLVKDTIPGMSVDKAYAEIIKGRKGKQIIVAVIDSGIDITHEDLEGVIWTNTKEIPGNGIDDDYNGYIDDIHGWNFLGDAYDEQLEMTRIAATLDTSIPRYAEANAELEEAYQTALSSKQRYDQIYANVSSANKELTAHFKKSDFTPAEVNALTPAEGSELATAVAAAKFMYANGMTSLTEAEEQIKDGVEYFADQLNANLNKEFKGRKTGDNPDVFNDKIGYGNANVMPTKKSESHGTHVAGIIAAERNNGLGVNGVANNVKIMAIRAVPNGDEYDKDIAKAIRYAVNNGAKVINGSFGKSYSMHPEWVRDAIKYASDNGVIFVHAAGNDSKDVDTEANFPDDNINYVELSNTYIRVGSLAASYGTKLVSSFSNYGKNNVDVFAPGSEVYSTVPENEYKSMGGTSMASPAVAGVSALVWSQYPKLTAAQVKQVILDSGLTVPTKVIVGGDANNVQPFDNLSKSGKIVNAYNALIIASQIPK